One Aegilops tauschii subsp. strangulata cultivar AL8/78 chromosome 7, Aet v6.0, whole genome shotgun sequence genomic window carries:
- the LOC109746818 gene encoding uncharacterized protein — protein sequence MWPEMKAWASMADDPLKRASSSATSPSSPMRRFSPTTMAVGGLLAVGTVGYFMFMGKDDRQRERDRHNERLAQRT from the coding sequence ATGTGGCCGGAGATGAAGGCGTGGGCGTCCATGGCCGACGACCCGCTGAAGCGCGCCTCGTCGTCGGCGACGAGCCCGTCCAGCCCCATGCGCCGCTTCAGCCCCACCACGATGGCCGTCGGCGGCCTCCTCGCCGTCGGCACCGTCGGCTACTTCATGTTCATGGGCAAGGACGACAGGCAGCGCGAGCGCGACAGGCACAACGAGCGCCTGGCTCAGCGCACCTGA